The following are from one region of the Tenacibaculum dicentrarchi genome:
- a CDS encoding glycogen/starch synthase, which translates to MKDKRILYVSSEVIPYLPETELSSTAFNVAKNAHSKGVQTRIFMPRFGVINERRHQLHEVIRLSGMNLIINDMDMPLIIKVASIPKERMQVYFIDNEEYFKRKAVYSDEDDKMFDDNDERMIFFAKGVVETVKKLNWAPDVIHIHGWMASLLPLYLREFYKEEPLFTESKIVTSIYENNFEGELNTELANKIRFDKIEESKIATIATPNQINILKSAIENSDAIVKGSEVLPDEINAFIAEKSTKVLEFQSEETLAEAYLDFYKENVLELSE; encoded by the coding sequence ATGAAGGATAAGAGAATATTATATGTTTCATCGGAGGTAATACCTTATTTACCTGAAACAGAATTATCGTCTACTGCATTCAATGTTGCTAAAAATGCACATTCTAAAGGAGTTCAAACCCGTATTTTCATGCCTCGTTTTGGCGTAATTAACGAACGAAGGCATCAATTACATGAAGTTATTCGTTTGTCTGGAATGAATTTAATAATTAATGACATGGATATGCCACTAATTATTAAAGTTGCTTCAATCCCTAAAGAAAGAATGCAGGTATATTTCATTGACAATGAAGAGTATTTTAAGCGTAAAGCTGTATATTCTGATGAAGATGACAAAATGTTTGATGATAATGACGAACGTATGATTTTCTTTGCAAAGGGAGTTGTCGAAACTGTTAAAAAATTAAACTGGGCACCTGATGTGATTCATATTCACGGATGGATGGCATCTTTACTTCCATTATATTTAAGAGAATTTTATAAAGAAGAACCATTGTTTACAGAAAGTAAAATTGTAACTTCAATTTATGAAAATAATTTTGAAGGTGAATTAAATACTGAATTGGCAAATAAAATTAGATTTGATAAAATTGAGGAATCTAAAATTGCAACAATTGCAACTCCTAATCAAATCAATATTTTAAAAAGTGCTATTGAAAATTCAGATGCTATTGTAAAAGGTAGTGAAGTTTTACCTGATGAAATAAATGCTTTTATTGCAGAAAAAAGCACAAAAGTTTTAGAATTTCAATCAGAAGAAACTTTAGCCGAAGCATATTTAGATTTCTACAAAGAAAATGTTTTAGAATTAAGCGAATAA
- a CDS encoding DUF4270 family protein, with translation MIKKIGVLGFSLLCLATTISCEKDFSDLGGNVINNSKFETGELLLDVKIEKIDIANTNTNDAYKAVRADNISLGSLNEYWLGVSKNNENYKGIEASVISQLAYVSGLKNKAVSGTDTIYNLDKVILKIPYKTTAKTTSKQGTSFELDSFLGNLTEPTSLKVFQNETFLKSDNPTQDNPGKRNTYLSNAEYLGDNLLNEDPNFTFIIDTKKDTVFNYQRIDRMDTSKTYLEEVKVKKSSKSAAVPFLAIPLNLAKMKTLFWDKFEGTNFASKQAFDIYFKGLKIMASGNQGALIPLNLTNDASLTFQYSKSILKEGKVESSENEEYSFALSGIKNSKYIMSEAKIPVPSNNFVIQGTAGSMAKITLLNTTKLEELRANNLLINDASLTFHVNQNINTDKKTVPQKLFVYQNIDKGIEGVQAIQLTDAYKEVAFFGGNLEISEDDKPEKYSFRITDYITNLLEGNGSIDPLILKVYNNPTDNAFKNKVPDVNVKTYNWNPRGVTLLNGNKAANGAKRTVLKISYSKEK, from the coding sequence ATGATAAAAAAAATTGGTGTTTTAGGTTTTAGCTTGCTATGTTTAGCAACCACAATATCGTGTGAAAAAGATTTTAGTGACCTAGGAGGTAATGTTATTAATAACTCAAAATTTGAAACTGGTGAACTATTGTTAGATGTTAAAATTGAAAAAATTGACATCGCAAATACCAATACAAATGATGCTTATAAAGCTGTTAGAGCAGATAATATTAGTCTTGGTTCTTTAAATGAATATTGGCTAGGTGTTTCTAAAAATAATGAAAATTATAAAGGAATTGAAGCATCTGTTATTAGTCAATTAGCATACGTATCAGGGCTAAAAAACAAAGCCGTTTCTGGTACAGACACTATTTATAACTTAGATAAAGTTATTTTAAAAATACCTTACAAAACAACTGCTAAAACAACATCGAAACAAGGAACTAGTTTTGAACTTGATTCGTTTTTAGGGAACTTAACAGAACCGACTTCTTTAAAAGTATTTCAAAATGAAACATTTTTAAAGAGTGATAATCCTACACAAGACAACCCTGGTAAAAGAAATACTTATTTATCAAATGCTGAATATTTAGGTGATAATTTATTAAACGAAGATCCTAATTTTACCTTTATTATCGATACAAAAAAAGATACTGTTTTTAACTATCAAAGAATAGATAGAATGGACACTTCTAAAACATATTTAGAGGAGGTTAAAGTTAAAAAATCAAGTAAATCAGCAGCAGTACCTTTTTTAGCAATTCCTTTAAATCTTGCTAAGATGAAAACCTTATTTTGGGATAAATTTGAAGGCACTAATTTTGCTTCTAAACAAGCTTTTGATATTTATTTTAAAGGATTAAAAATTATGGCTTCTGGTAATCAGGGTGCTTTAATTCCTTTAAATTTAACCAATGATGCTTCTTTAACATTTCAGTATTCGAAATCTATTTTAAAAGAAGGTAAAGTTGAAAGTAGCGAAAATGAAGAGTATTCTTTTGCTTTATCAGGTATTAAAAATAGTAAATATATAATGTCTGAGGCAAAAATACCTGTACCTTCTAATAATTTTGTAATTCAAGGAACTGCAGGTTCAATGGCTAAAATCACGCTATTAAATACAACAAAACTTGAGGAGTTAAGAGCTAATAATTTACTAATTAATGATGCTTCATTAACTTTTCATGTAAATCAAAATATTAATACCGATAAAAAAACAGTTCCTCAAAAGTTATTTGTTTATCAAAATATAGACAAAGGAATAGAAGGTGTTCAAGCAATACAATTAACAGACGCTTATAAAGAAGTAGCTTTTTTTGGTGGTAATCTAGAAATATCGGAAGATGATAAACCTGAAAAATATTCTTTCAGAATAACAGATTATATTACTAATTTATTAGAAGGTAATGGCAGTATTGACCCTTTAATTTTAAAGGTTTACAACAACCCTACAGATAATGCTTTTAAAAATAAAGTACCTGATGTAAATGTTAAAACCTATAACTGGAACCCAAGAGGTGTTACCTTATTAAATGGAAACAAAGCGGCTAATGGAGCAAAAAGAACCGTATTAAAAATATCATATTCAAAAGAAAAATAA
- the glmS gene encoding glutamine--fructose-6-phosphate transaminase (isomerizing) has translation MCGITGYIGHREAYPIVINGLKRLEYRGYDSSGIMMYDGKTIHLTKTKGKVADLENITNKDEKRKKGNIGIGHTRWATHGVPNDVNSHPHISQSGNLVIVHNGIIENYDTIKKELTSRGYTFKSDTDTEVLINLIEEVKKNEKCKLGKAVQLALTNVIGAYAIAVFDKKKPNELVVARLGSPIAIGVGKNNEEFFIASDASPFIEYTKDAIYLEDGELAIIKKNKGIKVHQIENDKEIDATVQELQLSLEQIEKGGYEHFMLKEIYEQPKAIIDTYRGRMLADKGIIRMAGIDDNLSKFTNANRIIIVACGTSWHAGLVGEYLFEDMARIPVEVEYASEFRYRNPIINENDVVIAISQSGETADTLAAIKLAKSKGAFVFGICNVVGSSIARETHAGAYTHAGPEIGVASTKAFTTQITVLSLIALKIAQVKGTLSKSAVNTYLQTLQQIPTQIETLLKADAQIKEIAKVYKDAKNCLYLGRGFNFPVALEGALKLKEISYIHAEGYPAAEMKHGPIALIDEDMPLFVIATNKGHYEKVVSNIQEIKSRSGKIIAIVTQGDTTVKEIADHVIEIPDTEEAFTPLLTTIPFQLLSYHIAVLLDKNVDQPRNLAKSVTVE, from the coding sequence ATGTGTGGAATAACAGGTTATATAGGGCACAGAGAGGCTTATCCTATTGTTATTAATGGATTAAAACGTCTAGAATATCGAGGTTATGATAGTTCAGGAATTATGATGTACGATGGTAAAACAATCCATTTAACAAAAACAAAAGGAAAAGTTGCTGACCTAGAAAACATTACAAATAAAGACGAAAAACGAAAGAAAGGAAACATAGGAATTGGACATACACGCTGGGCTACTCATGGAGTACCAAACGATGTAAATTCACATCCTCATATTTCTCAATCTGGAAACTTAGTGATTGTTCATAATGGAATTATTGAAAATTATGATACCATAAAAAAAGAATTAACATCAAGAGGATACACTTTTAAAAGTGATACCGATACAGAGGTATTAATTAACCTCATTGAAGAGGTTAAAAAAAATGAAAAATGTAAATTAGGAAAAGCTGTTCAATTAGCACTTACAAATGTTATTGGTGCTTATGCAATTGCTGTTTTTGATAAAAAGAAACCAAATGAACTAGTTGTTGCTCGTCTAGGAAGCCCTATTGCTATTGGTGTTGGAAAAAATAACGAAGAATTTTTTATAGCTTCGGATGCTTCTCCTTTTATTGAATATACTAAAGATGCTATTTATTTAGAAGATGGTGAATTAGCTATCATCAAAAAAAATAAAGGAATCAAAGTTCATCAAATTGAAAATGACAAAGAAATTGACGCTACCGTTCAAGAACTTCAGTTAAGCTTAGAGCAAATTGAAAAAGGTGGTTATGAGCATTTCATGTTAAAAGAAATTTATGAACAACCAAAAGCTATTATTGATACTTACAGAGGACGAATGTTAGCCGATAAAGGCATTATTCGTATGGCCGGTATTGATGATAATTTATCAAAATTTACCAATGCAAACAGAATTATTATTGTTGCTTGTGGTACTTCTTGGCATGCTGGTTTAGTTGGTGAATATCTTTTTGAAGATATGGCTCGTATTCCTGTTGAAGTAGAATATGCTTCTGAATTTAGATATCGAAACCCAATTATTAATGAAAATGATGTTGTTATTGCTATTTCTCAATCAGGAGAAACTGCCGATACTTTAGCTGCTATTAAGTTAGCTAAATCAAAAGGGGCATTTGTATTTGGTATTTGTAATGTAGTAGGTTCATCTATTGCTAGAGAAACTCACGCAGGGGCTTACACACATGCTGGTCCTGAAATTGGAGTTGCATCAACCAAGGCATTTACTACGCAAATAACCGTTTTATCATTAATTGCTTTAAAGATTGCACAAGTAAAAGGGACACTATCTAAATCTGCTGTAAATACCTATTTACAAACCTTGCAACAAATTCCTACGCAAATAGAAACTTTATTAAAAGCAGATGCACAAATTAAAGAAATTGCAAAGGTTTATAAAGATGCTAAAAACTGCTTGTATTTAGGTAGAGGATTTAATTTCCCTGTGGCCTTAGAAGGTGCTTTAAAGCTTAAAGAAATTTCATATATTCATGCAGAAGGATATCCTGCTGCCGAAATGAAACACGGACCTATTGCTTTAATCGATGAAGATATGCCTCTTTTTGTAATTGCTACTAATAAAGGACACTACGAAAAAGTAGTAAGTAATATTCAAGAGATAAAATCGAGAAGTGGTAAAATTATCGCTATTGTAACACAAGGCGATACTACAGTAAAAGAAATTGCAGATCATGTAATTGAAATTCCTGATACTGAAGAAGCTTTTACGCCATTATTAACAACAATTCCTTTTCAATTATTATCGTATCATATTGCGGTATTACTAGATAAAAATGTAGATCAGCCTAGAAATTTAGCGAAATCTGTAACTGTTGAATAA
- the gdhA gene encoding NADP-specific glutamate dehydrogenase — protein sequence MESKINDFMNYVNERNSNEPEFLQAVHEVAETVIPFIENNPKYQGKKLLERMVEPERTLMFRVAWVDDKGETQVNRGYRVEFNSAIGPYKGGLRFHPSVNLSILKFLGFEQVFKNSLTTLPMGGGKGGSDFNPKGKSDREVMAFCQAFMSELFRHIGANTDVPAGDIGVGGREIGFMFGQYKKLRNEFVGVLTGKGASWGGSLIRPEATGYGDVYFAQNMLKVKGDSFEGKTVVVSGSGNVAQYATEKATELGAKVVTLSDSSGYIYDADGIDAEKLAHVMEIKNVRRARISEYVTKYPNAKFFKGERPWSVKCDVALPCATQNELNGEEAKTLVANGVICVAEGANMPSTPEAVEVFQNAKILFAPGKASNAGGVATSGLEMSQNSLRYNWTREEVDAKLKQIMNDIHASCVEYGTQADGFVDYVKGANVAGFVKVADAMLDQGVV from the coding sequence ATGGAATCTAAAATAAATGATTTTATGAATTACGTTAACGAACGTAATTCTAACGAGCCAGAATTTTTACAAGCTGTTCACGAAGTAGCAGAAACTGTAATTCCATTTATTGAAAACAATCCTAAGTATCAAGGGAAGAAATTGTTAGAAAGAATGGTTGAACCAGAAAGAACTTTAATGTTTAGAGTTGCTTGGGTTGATGACAAAGGAGAAACGCAAGTAAACAGAGGGTACAGAGTAGAGTTTAACTCGGCTATCGGACCTTACAAAGGTGGTTTACGTTTTCACCCGTCTGTAAACTTATCAATCTTAAAATTCTTAGGATTCGAACAAGTATTCAAAAACTCTTTAACTACTTTACCAATGGGTGGAGGAAAAGGAGGTTCTGATTTTAATCCAAAAGGAAAATCTGATAGAGAAGTTATGGCTTTTTGTCAGGCTTTTATGTCGGAATTATTCCGTCATATTGGAGCTAATACTGATGTTCCTGCGGGAGATATTGGTGTTGGAGGAAGAGAAATCGGGTTTATGTTCGGTCAATATAAAAAATTACGTAACGAATTTGTTGGAGTTTTAACTGGTAAAGGTGCCTCTTGGGGTGGATCTTTAATACGCCCAGAAGCAACAGGTTACGGTGATGTTTATTTTGCTCAAAACATGTTAAAAGTAAAAGGAGATTCTTTTGAAGGAAAAACTGTTGTGGTTTCAGGTTCAGGGAATGTTGCACAATACGCTACTGAAAAAGCTACTGAATTAGGAGCTAAAGTAGTTACTTTATCAGATTCTTCAGGATATATTTATGATGCTGATGGAATCGATGCTGAGAAATTAGCACACGTTATGGAAATTAAAAATGTTCGTAGAGCTAGAATTAGCGAATATGTAACGAAATATCCTAACGCAAAATTCTTTAAAGGCGAAAGACCTTGGAGCGTTAAATGTGATGTAGCTTTACCATGTGCAACTCAAAATGAGTTAAACGGTGAAGAGGCAAAAACATTAGTTGCAAATGGAGTTATTTGTGTTGCAGAAGGAGCAAACATGCCTTCGACACCAGAAGCTGTTGAGGTTTTCCAAAACGCAAAAATCTTATTTGCACCAGGAAAAGCATCTAATGCAGGTGGAGTAGCAACTTCAGGATTAGAAATGAGCCAAAACTCATTACGTTACAACTGGACAAGAGAAGAGGTAGATGCAAAATTAAAACAAATTATGAACGATATTCACGCATCTTGTGTTGAGTATGGTACTCAAGCTGATGGTTTTGTAGATTACGTAAAAGGAGCAAATGTTGCTGGTTTCGTAAAAGTTGCCGATGCAATGTTAGATCAAGGAGTTGTATAA
- the pheS gene encoding phenylalanine--tRNA ligase subunit alpha, producing MLDKVKELIGDVNVFQATSKQEVEDFRIKYLGSKGLLKDLFAEFKNVDPAMRKDFGQALNTLKKSAEQKVAELNDNLDSTFEHKSFYGDLTRPSEPINLGSRHPISLVKNQIIEVFNRIGFTVSEGPEIEDDWHNFTALNLPEYHPARDMQDTFFIDKNPDTLLRTHTSSVQVRYMENNTPPIRTISPGRVFRNEDISARAHCIFHQVEGLYIDTDVSFADLKQTLLYFTKEMFGKSKIRLRPSYFPFTEPSAEVDIYWGLETETDYRITKGTGWLEIMGCGMVDPNVLKNANIDPTKYSGYAFGMGIERIAMLLYQIPDIRMFYENDKRFLEQFKSVI from the coding sequence ATGTTAGACAAAGTAAAAGAATTGATTGGTGATGTAAATGTTTTTCAAGCAACTTCAAAACAAGAAGTAGAAGATTTCAGAATAAAATACTTAGGAAGTAAGGGGTTATTGAAAGATTTATTTGCTGAATTTAAAAATGTTGATCCAGCAATGCGTAAAGATTTTGGGCAGGCATTAAACACTTTAAAAAAATCTGCAGAACAAAAAGTTGCCGAATTAAATGATAATTTAGATAGCACTTTTGAGCATAAAAGTTTTTATGGCGATTTAACCCGTCCGTCAGAACCGATTAACTTAGGTTCTCGTCATCCAATTTCATTGGTGAAAAATCAGATTATTGAGGTTTTTAACAGAATTGGATTTACCGTTTCTGAAGGGCCAGAAATTGAAGATGATTGGCATAACTTTACTGCATTAAACTTGCCTGAATACCACCCAGCACGCGATATGCAGGATACTTTTTTTATCGACAAAAATCCTGATACCTTATTAAGAACACATACTTCATCGGTACAAGTTCGATATATGGAAAATAACACGCCTCCTATTAGAACTATTTCGCCAGGTCGTGTTTTTAGAAATGAAGATATTTCTGCCAGAGCACACTGTATTTTTCATCAAGTAGAAGGTTTGTATATTGATACTGATGTATCTTTTGCCGATTTAAAGCAAACTTTATTATACTTTACCAAAGAGATGTTTGGGAAGTCTAAAATCCGTTTAAGACCTTCTTATTTCCCATTTACAGAGCCAAGTGCCGAAGTAGATATTTACTGGGGATTAGAAACTGAAACCGATTACAGAATTACAAAAGGAACAGGTTGGTTAGAAATTATGGGCTGCGGAATGGTAGATCCTAATGTATTGAAAAACGCTAATATTGATCCTACTAAATATTCTGGATACGCTTTCGGAATGGGAATTGAACGTATCGCAATGTTATTATATCAAATTCCTGATATTAGAATGTTTTACGAAAACGACAAACGTTTCTTAGAGCAATTTAAATCAGTTATATAA
- a CDS encoding HopJ type III effector protein: MTLQEFKNKLKNTPKELDFSETINIIEDNYNFTPSAFKNGDLQNTSTQNLGSCKVLSFAIKQQLTKEETLACFAQYYFIDVLENPTATDHQNIRNFIKTGFEGLSFENETLSEKV; encoded by the coding sequence ATGACCTTACAAGAATTTAAAAACAAACTAAAAAATACGCCTAAAGAATTAGATTTTTCTGAAACAATTAATATTATTGAAGATAACTATAATTTTACGCCATCGGCATTTAAAAATGGCGATTTACAAAATACTAGCACCCAAAATTTAGGTTCGTGTAAAGTACTTTCATTTGCTATTAAACAGCAATTAACCAAAGAAGAAACCTTGGCTTGTTTTGCACAATATTATTTTATTGATGTTTTAGAAAATCCAACAGCAACCGACCATCAGAATATTAGAAATTTTATCAAAACAGGTTTCGAAGGACTTTCTTTTGAAAATGAAACTTTAAGCGAAAAAGTATAA
- a CDS encoding helix-turn-helix transcriptional regulator, whose protein sequence is MKNLLKVERARHNLTQGALAEKLGVSRQTIYAIEAQKFNPSVTLAIKMARLFNVTVEYLFDIDQ, encoded by the coding sequence ATGAAAAACTTACTAAAAGTAGAACGTGCAAGGCATAATTTAACCCAAGGTGCTTTGGCTGAAAAATTAGGGGTTTCAAGGCAAACTATTTACGCAATTGAAGCCCAAAAATTTAATCCGTCAGTAACATTGGCAATTAAAATGGCACGCTTATTTAATGTTACCGTAGAATATTTATTTGATATTGATCAGTAA
- the aspS gene encoding aspartate--tRNA ligase, with product MYRTHTCGELTASHINTEVTLAGWVQKSRDKGFMIWVDLRDRYGITQLIFDEERTSSDLMEQAKTLGREFVIQVTGTVIERESKNKNIATGEVEVLVSKLEILNQAKTPPFTIEDETDGGEDIRMKYRYLDIRRNPVKDSLIFRSKVSMEVRKYLTDEGFIDVETPYLIKSTPEGARDFLVPSRMNAGQFYALPQSPQTFKQLLMVGGMDKYFQIVKCFRDEDLRADRQPEFTQIDCEMAFVEQEDILNIFEGLTRHLLKEINNVEVDKFPRMLYDDAMRLYGNDKPDIRFGMEFGELNEVTQHKDFGVFNSAELVVGFAVPGGNKFTRKEIDNIIKWVKRPQVGALGMIYARVNEDGTFKSSVDKFYDQEDLAKWAKITGAKAGDLVCVLSGDTNKVRAQLSALRMELAERLGLRDPKVFAPLWVIDFPLLELDEETGHYHAMHHPFTSPKPGQLELLDTNPGAVKANAYDLVLNGNEIGGGSIRIHDKETQAIMFKHLGFTEDEAKEQFGFLMDAFEYGAPPHGGLAFGLDRLVAILGGQETIRDFIAFPKNNSGRDVMIDAPAALNDAQLSELSIKLNLKE from the coding sequence ATGTACAGAACGCATACTTGTGGCGAATTAACTGCCTCGCATATTAATACGGAAGTAACCCTTGCTGGTTGGGTACAAAAATCACGTGATAAAGGTTTTATGATTTGGGTCGATTTACGCGATCGTTACGGAATTACACAACTAATTTTTGACGAAGAACGTACTTCTAGTGATTTAATGGAACAAGCAAAAACATTAGGTCGTGAATTTGTAATTCAAGTTACAGGTACTGTTATTGAAAGAGAATCTAAAAATAAAAACATCGCTACTGGTGAAGTTGAAGTATTGGTTTCTAAATTAGAAATTTTAAACCAAGCAAAAACACCGCCTTTTACTATTGAAGATGAAACAGATGGTGGTGAAGATATCAGAATGAAATATCGTTATTTAGATATTCGTCGTAATCCTGTAAAAGATAGTTTGATTTTCCGTTCAAAAGTATCTATGGAAGTACGTAAATATTTAACAGATGAAGGATTTATTGATGTTGAAACGCCTTATTTAATCAAGTCAACTCCTGAAGGAGCACGTGATTTCTTAGTGCCTTCTCGAATGAATGCAGGGCAATTTTATGCCTTACCACAATCGCCTCAAACCTTCAAACAATTATTAATGGTTGGTGGAATGGATAAATACTTTCAAATTGTAAAGTGTTTTAGAGATGAAGATTTACGTGCCGACCGTCAGCCAGAATTTACACAAATTGACTGTGAAATGGCTTTTGTTGAGCAAGAAGATATTTTAAATATTTTTGAAGGATTAACACGTCATTTATTAAAGGAAATCAACAATGTTGAAGTTGATAAATTCCCTAGAATGTTATATGATGACGCAATGCGTTTATACGGAAATGATAAACCTGATATCCGTTTTGGAATGGAATTTGGCGAATTAAACGAAGTAACACAACACAAAGATTTTGGCGTTTTTAATAGTGCTGAATTAGTGGTTGGTTTCGCTGTTCCTGGAGGAAATAAATTCACAAGAAAAGAAATAGACAATATTATTAAGTGGGTAAAACGTCCTCAAGTTGGCGCTTTAGGAATGATTTATGCTCGTGTAAACGAAGATGGAACATTCAAATCTTCTGTAGATAAATTCTACGATCAAGAAGATTTAGCGAAATGGGCAAAAATTACAGGCGCAAAAGCTGGTGATTTAGTCTGTGTTTTATCTGGAGATACAAATAAAGTAAGAGCTCAATTATCTGCTTTAAGAATGGAGTTAGCAGAACGCTTAGGTTTAAGAGACCCTAAAGTATTTGCTCCGTTATGGGTTATTGATTTCCCATTATTAGAATTAGACGAAGAAACAGGGCATTATCACGCAATGCACCACCCGTTTACATCGCCAAAACCTGGGCAATTAGAATTGTTAGATACAAATCCTGGAGCAGTTAAAGCAAACGCTTACGATTTAGTGTTAAACGGAAATGAAATCGGTGGAGGTTCTATCAGAATTCATGACAAAGAAACACAAGCAATCATGTTTAAACATTTAGGATTTACCGAAGATGAAGCAAAAGAGCAATTCGGTTTCTTAATGGATGCTTTTGAATATGGTGCACCACCACACGGAGGTTTGGCTTTCGGATTAGATAGATTGGTTGCTATTTTAGGCGGACAAGAAACAATTCGTGATTTTATCGCTTTCCCTAAAAACAACTCTGGGCGTGATGTAATGATTGATGCTCCTGCTGCTTTAAATGATGCACAATTATCAGAATTAAGCATTAAATTAAACTTGAAAGAATAA
- a CDS encoding DUF1266 domain-containing protein produces MNQNTYYIIGGIAIIFTIYIIFVITYASKRKKKQLEKFNNLKPLNKNEKNALVFGAILSYHRGEDILEIKPKDSIDTYKNGLRDSWEISTKEEAIQTISTLISLERSQEFDKYLSNPSEDLTKIAKKIAKGLKLELGEIQQVKSTFSWDICRAVSLAKWCFWCDYLTEEECWGFINQAVNTAQNLGSNWKDYTISFLLGRTMQGFDLDDVIIESEQLLSGKNLLGEKEFLTVYSRFPYK; encoded by the coding sequence ATGAATCAAAATACATACTACATAATAGGAGGAATTGCAATCATTTTTACCATATATATAATTTTTGTAATTACTTACGCTAGTAAAAGAAAGAAAAAACAATTAGAAAAATTTAATAATCTTAAACCTTTAAACAAAAACGAAAAAAATGCCTTAGTCTTTGGAGCAATACTTTCTTACCACAGAGGTGAAGATATCTTAGAAATTAAACCTAAAGATTCAATTGACACCTATAAAAACGGATTAAGAGACTCTTGGGAAATATCAACTAAAGAAGAAGCTATTCAAACAATTAGTACTTTAATTTCACTTGAAAGAAGTCAAGAATTTGATAAATATCTATCAAATCCTTCGGAAGATTTAACCAAGATAGCAAAGAAAATAGCAAAAGGCTTAAAATTAGAACTAGGAGAAATACAGCAAGTAAAATCAACTTTTTCTTGGGATATTTGTAGAGCAGTATCCTTAGCAAAATGGTGTTTTTGGTGTGATTATTTAACAGAAGAAGAATGTTGGGGCTTTATTAATCAAGCAGTTAATACAGCACAAAATTTAGGTTCAAATTGGAAAGATTATACCATTTCATTTTTATTAGGAAGAACAATGCAAGGTTTTGATTTAGACGATGTAATTATAGAATCTGAACAGCTTTTAAGTGGTAAAAATTTACTTGGAGAAAAAGAATTTTTAACTGTTTATTCAAGATTTCCGTACAAATAA
- a CDS encoding tetratricopeptide repeat protein — MEKLLKLSLSISIVLMVVSCEKETVLNASEKRMLAEKRYEKAIKFRQGSTPFQNGIAEAVTIDSTYEAAVYELSVAHLKRGMPHKWKPQYNKAVKLDSIKRIPWRGYLYLWFYRDYKKAIADFDMSDVLTPNFIDAPQGLSVDCWRGIAYLGLNNYKKAIFYFDKYIKKEIEDFSENSVDVTAFLYQGIAYLELKNYAKAEASFNKMIKNSYGFSADAKYYKALILSKQGKNEEAKIMLTTALKDFNDGYYNKRPYIEALRQLYLGDYQELEATL; from the coding sequence ATGGAAAAGTTACTCAAATTATCCCTTAGTATTAGCATTGTTTTGATGGTTGTATCTTGTGAAAAAGAAACCGTTTTAAACGCATCAGAAAAAAGAATGCTTGCCGAAAAAAGATATGAAAAAGCTATCAAATTCAGGCAAGGTTCTACTCCATTTCAAAATGGTATTGCTGAAGCCGTAACAATAGATTCAACCTATGAGGCAGCTGTTTACGAATTATCTGTTGCACATTTAAAAAGAGGAATGCCTCATAAATGGAAACCTCAATATAACAAAGCTGTAAAATTAGATTCTATTAAAAGAATTCCATGGCGTGGTTATTTGTATTTGTGGTTTTACCGTGATTATAAAAAAGCAATTGCAGATTTTGATATGAGTGATGTTTTAACACCTAATTTTATTGATGCTCCTCAAGGACTTAGTGTAGATTGTTGGCGTGGTATTGCTTATTTAGGTTTAAATAATTATAAGAAAGCTATCTTTTATTTTGATAAATATATAAAAAAAGAAATTGAAGATTTTAGTGAAAACTCTGTTGATGTTACTGCTTTTTTATACCAAGGAATTGCCTATCTTGAATTAAAAAATTACGCTAAAGCTGAAGCTTCTTTTAATAAGATGATAAAAAACTCTTACGGTTTTAGTGCCGATGCTAAATATTACAAAGCATTGATATTATCTAAACAAGGAAAAAACGAAGAAGCAAAAATAATGCTAACTACTGCTCTTAAAGATTTTAATGATGGTTACTACAATAAAAGACCTTATATAGAAGCTTTAAGACAATTATATTTAGGCGATTATCAAGAGTTAGAAGCCACTTTATAA